The Herminiimonas arsenitoxidans sequence ATCTCGATTGAAAATATTCGCTGCTCCATACTCACGCACAGAACCAGCAAACGGCTAAATCAATATCCGTATCGCATCCGTACTAATTAATGCGCTTCATCCCAATTCTTGCCAAGACCGACTTCAGCAATCAGAGGCACCTTCAACTCGGCAACATTACGCATCAGTTCCGGCAGTTTCTCACGTACCAGCGCCAACTCTGCTTCCGGCACTTCCAGCACTAATTCATCGTGTACCTGCATGATCATTTTCGACTGCAGTTTTTCCGTTTCCAGCCAACCTTGCACGGCTATCATCGCGAGCTTGATCAAATCAGCCGCAGTGCCTTGCATAGGCGCGTTAATCGCTGCACGTTCAGCACCTTGGCGACGTGGGCCATTCGGCGAATTAATTTCTGGCAGCCACAAGCGGCGACCAAAAACAGTTTGCACATAACCGCGTGCTTTTGCTTCCAGTCGCGTTTCATCCATATAGCGCTTCACACCGGCGAAACGATAAAAGTATTTCTCGATATAGCTTTGCGCCGCCGCACGTTCAATACCCAGATTACCAGCCAAGCCGAATGCGCTCATACCGTAGATCAAACCGAAGTTAATCACCTTCGCATAACGACGCTGTTCACTGTCAACATCTGCGCGTTCAACACCGAAAATTTCTGCGGCAGTCGCACGGTGAATATCTTCGCCTTCGGCAAAGGCACGCAACATGTTTTCGTCGCCAGAGATATGTGCCATGATGCGCAACTCGATTTGCGAATAATCGGCAGAGACAATTACGCTGCCCGGTGGCGCAATGAAGGCTTCGCGTATGCGGCGACCTTCTGCATTACGGATAGGAATATTCTGCAGATTCGGATCGTTGGATGAAAGTCGTCCGGTCACTGCCACTGCTTGTGCATAATTGGTATGCACGCGACCAGTTGTTGGATCTATCATCTTCGGCAACTTATCGGTGTAAGTCGATTTCAGCTTCGCCAAACCGCGATATTCAAGCAGTACTTTCGGCAACGGATAATCTTCTGCCAGTTTTTGCAGTACTTCTTCGTCGGTGGAAGGCGAGCCGGATGGTGTCTTCTTGACGACAGGCAGCTTCAATTTTTCAAAGAAAATTTCACCGATTTGTTTCGGCGAATTCAGATTGAAAGGTTGGCCTGCCAATTCATACGCGCTCTGCTCTATCTCCAGCATGCGTTTACCTAGCTCATTCGATTGCTTGGCCAACAAATCAGGATCGATCAGCACGCCGTTGCGTTCTATCTTCTGCAATACCACTGCAGTCGGCAATTCAATTTTTTCATAAACAAAGGTCAGGCCTTTATCACCCGCCACTTGCGGCCACATGCGTTGGTGCAGTTGCAGCGTGATGTCTGCGTCTTCTGCTGCATACTCTGTTGCACGAGCGATCTCGACTTCATCGAAACCAATTTGCGATGCGCCCTTGCCACACACTTCCTGGAAGCTGATGGTTTTGCGATTCAAATGACGCAAGGCCAAACTATCCATATCGTGACTGCGATGCGATTCAAACACATAGGATTCAAGCATGGTGTCGTGCACGATGCCACGCAGATTGACGCCCTGATTGGCGAAAATATGGCTATCGTATTTCAGGTTTTGTCCGACTTTCGGCTTGTTGTCATCTTCCAGCCATGCCTTCATTTTTGTCAGCACCAACTCGCGCGACAACTGTTGTGGCGCATCTTGATAATGGTGTGCAACCGGAATGTAGGCAGCGACACCAGGTTCGCAACACAAGGAGATACCAACAAGTTTTGCCTGCATCGGAATCAACGAAGTGGTTTCTGTATCGATAGATGTCAGCGTGGCTACATCGATTTTTTTCAACCAACGATCCAGCTCTGCTTCGGTCAAGATCGTTTCGTAATGTTTTTCTACTTCCGGCGCTTCATCGGCAAACAATGCACCTTGTGGCGCAGTCGCTGCATCTGACGTTTCCGCTTTCTCGGATGCTTCCGGCTTGTCACTCAACTCACGCAACCAGGTTTTGAAACCGTTGCGCGTGAAGAAGTCGACCATTGCATCTTTATCTTCCGGTTGTTGCGTCAACGATTCCGTGATCGACTTCATGTGTTCAGACAAATCACAATCCGTTTTAACGGTGATCAAGGTCTTGGCTTGCGGCAGCCAGTCGAGTGCGCGTCGCAAGTTCTCGCCGACCGCGCCTTTGATTTCTGCTGCGTGTTCAACGATACCGTCCAGCGTGCCGTATTGCGTCAACCATTTCACTGCGGTTTTGGGTCCGACTTTATCGACGCCCGGTACGTTATCGACGGTGTCGCCTATCAGGGTCAGATAATCAATGATGCGTTCAGGCGGCACACCGAATTTGGCGATGACGCCGTCGCGGTCCAGCTTTTCATTGCTCATCGTATTGATCAGCGTGACGTGATCATTAACCAGTTGCGCCAGATCCTTGTCGCCGGTCGATACCACAGCATCCATACCGTGCTTGACCGCTTCAACTGCCAGCGTGCCTATGACGTCATCCGCTTCGATTCCCTCCACCATCAAGATAGGCCAGCCCATCGCGCGTACTGCTTCGTGGATAGGCTCGATTTGCTTGACCAGATCATCCGGCATGGAGGCGCGTTGCGCCTTGTATTCGGCATACAGATCGTCGCGGAAAGTTTTTCCTTTGGCATCAAACACGCAAGCCATGTAATCCGCTGTCGGATAATCCTTACGCAGACGACGCAGCATATTGATCATGCCGTAGATGGCACCGGTCGGCGCGCCATTCGGCCCGCGTAAATCCGGCATCGCATGAAATGCGCGATATAGATAACTGGAACCATCAACTAACAACAGGGTTTTATTCATAGGGATTCAGTAAGAAAAACGGGCGGCGACTACAGAGTCTTGTGTAAAGCGCACCATGCACGTCATGCAGCATGGAAAATGGCTACGATTATGGCAGAGTTTGCGTTGCCGAATCACTCAGCTTCACCTCTTGCGCCGCACCATGAGCACTCGCTTTGCCTGTGAAAACTGTGCCCACAGAGCGTTTGGTAACAAAATGAACTATTTTCGGCAGGGTTTGGCCTGTTTGTTACAATGAACCATCTTGCTACATTTCCTTTCAACGACGGCTCATTCATACATTATGCGCACATCCAAATTCTGGTCACTTATTACGATTTCCGCCGCGGTTATCGCTACGCCTATGGTTGTGAATGCACAATCCAATGACGTTGCACCACCACCGCCACAAATGCAGCGCCTGGAAGAAGGCGAAGCGCCTGCGGTGACAATTCGTCAACCGGATACCAAAGAAAAAATTACCGAGAAAAAATCTCAAGGCCGTGTAACTGAAGTCAAAGTACAAACCGGCAGAACCACGTATTACGCACACCCTAACGATCCGGCCGGCAGCGCCATGCGCGGCGACGGACAAAGCGACACTACGCGTCCTGTGCAGTTCCAGATCGGCGAGTTCGGACCACCAAAAAGCCAGCCGGTTCCAGAACCTGTTCAAACACTGCCACCGGCAACAAAGTAAGCGACACCGATTTCAGTTGTAAAGCTCCTGCTCAATAACGCACCCCGGTGCGTTATTTTTTGTTTTTTTGATGACACGTATTTCTTTCTAATTTCCTCATGGCAGTATTTACTCCGGTCAGCCTGGATGACCTCTCGCAATGG is a genomic window containing:
- a CDS encoding DUF2782 domain-containing protein translates to MRTSKFWSLITISAAVIATPMVVNAQSNDVAPPPPQMQRLEEGEAPAVTIRQPDTKEKITEKKSQGRVTEVKVQTGRTTYYAHPNDPAGSAMRGDGQSDTTRPVQFQIGEFGPPKSQPVPEPVQTLPPATK
- the polA gene encoding DNA polymerase I; its protein translation is MNKTLLLVDGSSYLYRAFHAMPDLRGPNGAPTGAIYGMINMLRRLRKDYPTADYMACVFDAKGKTFRDDLYAEYKAQRASMPDDLVKQIEPIHEAVRAMGWPILMVEGIEADDVIGTLAVEAVKHGMDAVVSTGDKDLAQLVNDHVTLINTMSNEKLDRDGVIAKFGVPPERIIDYLTLIGDTVDNVPGVDKVGPKTAVKWLTQYGTLDGIVEHAAEIKGAVGENLRRALDWLPQAKTLITVKTDCDLSEHMKSITESLTQQPEDKDAMVDFFTRNGFKTWLRELSDKPEASEKAETSDAATAPQGALFADEAPEVEKHYETILTEAELDRWLKKIDVATLTSIDTETTSLIPMQAKLVGISLCCEPGVAAYIPVAHHYQDAPQQLSRELVLTKMKAWLEDDNKPKVGQNLKYDSHIFANQGVNLRGIVHDTMLESYVFESHRSHDMDSLALRHLNRKTISFQEVCGKGASQIGFDEVEIARATEYAAEDADITLQLHQRMWPQVAGDKGLTFVYEKIELPTAVVLQKIERNGVLIDPDLLAKQSNELGKRMLEIEQSAYELAGQPFNLNSPKQIGEIFFEKLKLPVVKKTPSGSPSTDEEVLQKLAEDYPLPKVLLEYRGLAKLKSTYTDKLPKMIDPTTGRVHTNYAQAVAVTGRLSSNDPNLQNIPIRNAEGRRIREAFIAPPGSVIVSADYSQIELRIMAHISGDENMLRAFAEGEDIHRATAAEIFGVERADVDSEQRRYAKVINFGLIYGMSAFGLAGNLGIERAAAQSYIEKYFYRFAGVKRYMDETRLEAKARGYVQTVFGRRLWLPEINSPNGPRRQGAERAAINAPMQGTAADLIKLAMIAVQGWLETEKLQSKMIMQVHDELVLEVPEAELALVREKLPELMRNVAELKVPLIAEVGLGKNWDEAH